Genomic DNA from Prunus persica cultivar Lovell chromosome G1, Prunus_persica_NCBIv2, whole genome shotgun sequence:
CGCGAGGTCATCAAGAACTCGACGACCTTGAAGGAGCTTGCCAAGGACTCCAGAGCAAACCAGGCCTTGCAGAACTGCAAGGAGCTCTTAGAGTATGCCATCGACGATTTGGGTGACTCGTTCGATAAGCTGGGTCCCTTTGACTTCACCAAGCTTGATTCCTACGTGGAGGATCTCAAGGTCTGGCTCAGCGCCGCCATGACGTACGAGCAAACTTGCCTGGATGGGTTTCAGAACACCACCGGTGACGCTGGAGCGAAGATGAGGCAGTTCTTGAAGACATCTCAGGAGCTCACCAGCAACGGCCTTGCCATGGTAAGCGAAGTGTCCACGTTGTTCAAGGCTCTGAACATCAAGACCGGGCGCCGCCTCCTCCAAGACGCTGCCACGGCCACTGATGAGAATAGGTTCCAGAGGGCTAAGATCATCCCTGCTTGGATCGACAACCGAAGGCTCGACCTCGCCACCGCCACTCCTCTGACGCTGAAACCCGATGTGGTGGTGTCCAAGAAGGGAGATGGCAAATACAAGACTATTAACGAAGCCTTGAAGGACATCCCAAAGAACAACGAGGTGAAGGTCTTCGTGATTTATGTCAAGGAGGGTGTGTACGACGAGCATGTCTTTTTCGATAAGCACATGACCAATGTCATGCTTATCGGAGATGGCCCTACCAAGACCGTTATCACCGGTAGGAAGAACTACGCCGATGGTACCCAAACGTACCAGACTGCCACAGTTGGTAAGTACAACGTTTTGACATATGCATGTTATATTGTTAGGATTTTAGAACTATGCCTAGTCTCACTCATTATGTACATTATTATGTTTTGCAGCTGTTGTTGGAGACTACTTCATTGCCAAGGACGTCGGATTCGAGAACACAGCCGGAGCCATCGGACACCAAGCCGTGGCTCTGCGTGTGCAGTCAGACTTGTCCATTTTCTACAACTGCAACATGGACGGGTACCAAGACACCCTCTACACCCAAACCCACAGGCAATTCTACCGCGACTGCACCATCAGTGGAACAATCGACTTCATCTTTGGGGACGCAGCCGCCGTCTTCCAAAACTGCAAGATGATCGTCAGGAAGCCATTGGAGAACCAGGCCTGCATGGTGACAGCCCACGGTAGACTCGACATGCGCTCACCCTCAGCTCTCATCCTCCAAAACTGCACCATCTCCGGCGAGCGTGGCTACGACAAGGAACTCAACAAGGCCTACTTGGGCAGGCCATGGACGAGCTTGGCTAGGGCCATCGTCATGCAATCCCAGATCGATGACGTCATCGCTCCCGAAGGGTGGATGGAATGGACCGGTACCGCAAATCACAACACATGCTGGTTCGGTGAGTTCGGAAACAGGGGAGTTGGTGCAGAGCTGAGCAAGAGGGTTACGTGGAGCGGGATGAAAAAGCTTACACCTGAGCAAGCCGCCGATTTCACGGCTGGCAAGTTCATCTTCGGTGATAGATGGATTCTGCCCAGCGGTGTGCCTTACGTTGCTGGCATGATGACCGGAGTGTAGATAACGATGAGAATCCATCGTCATGTAGACGGTTtttaaaccgtcgtgaaatcgATTGTCATCTAAATTACTGCCGTTGTTACAACATACCACGTCATCTTCAACTAAAAACCAACgtctaattaatataaaaacagaaaaaaaggcAAATTTCGATAAGCATAGACAACGCTCTTAGAAACTTCGCGTCGTCTGAATGAGATAACATGATACAATTTATCAACCTCGTGCAGTAACGTAGAGTAACAATGACAAAAACTATTAACTTATCGTCGTGTAGAATCGCTGTCATGACAGTACTTGAAAATAAAGTGTCATGGTTAATCAAGATTCCACAGCGCTTATGGTATGGAACAACGTGAAAATGTAGTAGTAATGGCTGTAAATATGGGAAGAACGATATTATGATCTACTACAACCCTAGTATTTATATGGCTATCGTTGTTACTTTAACTTACCACAACGcgaattatataaatatagacGTGGTTCCTCCCTCTATATGGCATTGATAACACCGATATCGTCGTGAGAATTTTGTTAGACTACGTCAGGGATCAGCCTACTGACGTTCAGAAGAACTTTCACGATGGATCTTTAAACTGAAATGCATTTTGTGATTCTGATAGATGACGGTAAATGTATATGGAAGGTCGTAGTGAATTCGTtaaatacgtcgtttgtacccTTTACCGTAGtattattatatttgaaaTGTCGCATCTATGAA
This window encodes:
- the LOC18791991 gene encoding probable pectinesterase/pectinesterase inhibitor 21, whose product is MSGGEVQNKKKIAIIGVSALILVAMVVAVTVGVTVSRHKGKSGGEQTSTSTKAIQSICQPTDYKKTCEDNLSKVASNVTDPKELVKAGFQVAIGQLREVIKNSTTLKELAKDSRANQALQNCKELLEYAIDDLGDSFDKLGPFDFTKLDSYVEDLKVWLSAAMTYEQTCLDGFQNTTGDAGAKMRQFLKTSQELTSNGLAMVSEVSTLFKALNIKTGRRLLQDAATATDENRFQRAKIIPAWIDNRRLDLATATPLTLKPDVVVSKKGDGKYKTINEALKDIPKNNEVKVFVIYVKEGVYDEHVFFDKHMTNVMLIGDGPTKTVITGRKNYADGTQTYQTATVAVVGDYFIAKDVGFENTAGAIGHQAVALRVQSDLSIFYNCNMDGYQDTLYTQTHRQFYRDCTISGTIDFIFGDAAAVFQNCKMIVRKPLENQACMVTAHGRLDMRSPSALILQNCTISGERGYDKELNKAYLGRPWTSLARAIVMQSQIDDVIAPEGWMEWTGTANHNTCWFGEFGNRGVGAELSKRVTWSGMKKLTPEQAADFTAGKFIFGDRWILPSGVPYVAGMMTGV